The Chlorocebus sabaeus isolate Y175 chromosome 16, mChlSab1.0.hap1, whole genome shotgun sequence genome window below encodes:
- the ALDOC gene encoding fructose-bisphosphate aldolase C translates to MPHSYPALSAEQKKELSDIALRIVAPGKGILAADESVGSMAKRLSQIGVENTEENRRLYRQVLFSADDRVKKCIGGVIFFHETLYQKDDNGVPFVRTIQDKGIVVGIKVDKGVVPLAGTDGETTTQGLDGLSERCAQYKKDGADFAKWRCVLKISERTPSALAILENANVLACYASICQQNGIVPIVEPEILPDGDHDLKRCQYVTEKVLAAVYKALSDHHVYLEGTLLKPNMVTPGHACPIKYTPEEIAMATVTALRRTVPPAVPGVTFLSGGQSEEEASLNLNAINRCPLPRPWALTFSYGRALQASALNAWRGQRDNAGAATEEFIKRAEVNGLAAQGKYEGSGEDGGAAAQSLYIANHAY, encoded by the exons ATGCCTCACTCGTACCCAGCCCTTTCTGCTGAGCAGAAGAAGGAATTGTCTGACATTGCCCTCCGGATTGTAGCCCCGGGCAAAGGCATTCTGGCTGCGGATGAGTCTGTAG GCAGCATGGCCAAGCGGCTGAGCCAAATTGGGgtggagaacacagaggagaacCGCCGGCTGTACCGCCAGGTCCTGTTCAGTGCTGATGATCGTGTGAAAAAGTGCATTGGAGGTGTTATTTTCTTTCATGAGACCCTCTACCAGAAAGATGATAATGGTGTTCCCTTCGTCCGAACCATCCAAGATAAGGGCATCGTCGTGGGCATCAAG GTTGACAAGGGTGTGGTGCCTCTAGCTGGGACTGATGGAGAAACCACCACTCAAG GACTGGATGGGCTCTCAGAACGCTGTGCCCAGTATAAGAAGGATGGTGCTGACTTTGCCAAGTGGCGCTGTGTGCTGAAAATCAGTGAGCGCACGCCCTCTGCACTTGCCATTCTGGAGAATGCCAACGTGCTGGCCTGTTATGCCAGTATCTGCCAGCAG AATGGCATTGTGCCTATTGTGGAACCTGAAATATTGCCTGATGGAGACCATGACCTCAAACGTTGTCAGTATGTTACAGAGAAG GTCTTGGCTGCTGTGTACAAGGCCCTGAGTGACCATCATGTGTACCTGGAGGGGACCCTGCTCAAGCCCAACATGGTGACCCCTGGCCATGCCTGTCCCATCAAGTATACCCCAGAGGAGATTGCCATGGCAACTGTCACTGCCCTGCGTCGCACTGTGCCCCCAGCTGTCCCAG GAGTGACCTTCCTGTCTGGGGGTCAGAGCGAAGAGGAGGCATCACTCAACCTCAATGCCATCAACCGCTGCCCGCTTCCCCGGCCCTGGGCGCTTACCTTCTCCTATGGGCGTGCCCTGCAAGCCTCTGCACTCAATGCCTGGCGAGGGCAACGGGACAATGCTGGGGCTGCCACTGAGGAGTTCATCAAGCGGGCTGAG GTAAATGGGCTTGCAGCCCAGGGCAAGTACGAAGGCAGTGGAGAAGATGGTGGAGCAGCAGCACAGTCCCTCTACATTGCCAACCATGCCTACTGA